The sequence ATAGGTCTTTACCACTCCGGCCAGGTAATTGATCCCTTTCATCCGTCCTTCAATCTTGAAACTGTCTACCCCGGCCTCGGCCAATTTATCCAGATACTCAATCAGACATAAACCCCTGGAGCTTAAAACAAATGTCCCCCTGTCGTTTTCATAGACCGGGAAATATTGGCCCGGCCTCTTCTCCTCCATCAGGGTAAACCGCCAGCGGCAGGAATTAGTGCACAAGCCAAGATTGGCCGAGCGGTTGGCCATAAAGCTGCTTAAATAACATCGTCCGGAATAGGAGATACAAATCGCCCCGTGGACAAAACATTCCAATTCCACGCCCACATTATCCCGGATCTCCTTAATCTCATCCAGGGTAATTTCCCTGGATAAAACAATCCTTTTTGCCCCGGCTTTTTCCCAAAACTTTGCCGCTTGATAATTGGTAACATTCACTTGCGTACTTATATGGATCGGCAAACCAGGAATCTCTTCCCGGGCCATTTCCAGAACTCCCGGGTCGGAAACAATTATCCCGTCCGGTTCGATTTTTCTTAGGAATTGCAAATGCTCCCGGATTAAAGAAATATCTTTGTTGTGTGGAAAGATATTGATGGTCACATAAAATTTCTTTCCCGCCAGACGAATAAATCCTGAGGCCAACTCCAAATCAGCGGGGGTGAAATTATCCGCCTTGGCCCGGAGACTGAAATCGGACAACCCCAGATAGACCGCATCGGCCCCGTAGTGCAGGGCGATTTTCATCTTTTCAAAATCTCCGGCCGGGGCCAATAATTCAGGCAATTTTATTTTATGCTTCAAGGATATTTCCTTTCAAAATATACAGATGTTTTTTCTAACCCCTGTAAATTTAAGTCTGTTAGCAATTTTGCATATACTTGCAAATTCTATCATAATTTTAGAACAGTTTCTTATTGACCTTTTTATAGCAGGGCTTATAATGGCAACAAGGCTTTCCATTGCCTTTAATACAATACCAGCGAGCTGGCGCTTACACAGCAGATGCAGTATGACCTATGGCAGTTGAATCAGAATCAAAAGAGATTACAGGTTAAACACCAAAAAGGCGGCATAGAGTTTAAAAGGGGTCTATATCAAGAATATGGGAAGTGTGTCCCATAACCAATATTGCTGATAAAAAAATACCATCAATTGGCATTAGGCGAATTAAGGGAATAGATTTGGTAAAAATTTTGAACACGACAAAAAATCTTATGCAAAATAATATTTTAAATACAATTCATAATGTTGATTGTTTTGAGGGATTTAAAATAATTCCAGACAACTCTATTGATCTTATTTTAACAGATCCGCCATATGGATTAAATAAAGTCGGGATAAGAAATGATCATGATTTAAGTTTATTTTACTCATCTTTGCCAGAAAGCTATAGAGTATTAAAAAACGATTCTTTTTATATCACTTTTTTTAGCACAAAATTTTTACCAGATATTTTTAAGAACAATCCTTTTCAGTATTTTTGGAATTTTGTATTATATTGTCCGAATGGAAGAGTGATATCGCCTATTGGTTTTACTAAATATATGTCGTGTGTTGTTTTTAAAAAAGGTAACCCCAAAATGGTTAGAAAAGGAAAAGACATTTTTTTAGATACGCCCGGTAGAATGGTTGAACCAGATGAGGGATTTATTAACCACCCTACGCCAAAACCAAAAACATTTATAAAAGAACTGCTGGCACTTTTCTCAAAAGAAAATGACACTATTCTTGATCCGTTTATAGGAAGCGGGAGTACGGCAGTGGCTTGCAAGCAATTAAAAAGAAATTATATAGGATTTGAAATTAGTAAGGATTATTGTGAGCTAGCCAAAGAAAGATTAAAAAAATTCTAATATGCAAAATAAACAGGAAATTTTAGGACCCCAGTTCAATAAGGAAGTGCAACACTTAGGAAAGGAAGGTATCCTAAGTGAATGCACAAACAAACATATAAACATCTCTCCAGCGAAGAGAGAGACCATATAGCCGTTCTTCGCGCTCAAGGCTTCAAAGCAAGTGAAATAGCAAGACTCATAAACCGTGATAAAGGCACTATCTCACGAGAGATGAGGCGCAATAAATCTCCGGTCTATGATTGCTATCTGCCTCATAAGGCAGATGAACGCGCAAAAGAACGAAAGTGCAAATCCGGTCAACGACCGAGATTAAAAAACAAAGAGACTATGGCCTATACAATAGAAAAACTGAAACTTGGCTGGTCTCCTGAACTTATCTCAGGACGATGGTCTAATGAGCATCCGAAGATGTCCATTAGCCATGAGGCCATATACCAGTTTATCTATAACAAAGAACAGCGCAAACAGGAAGACTTAACGGTTTATCTGCCCCGCAGCCACAGAAAAAGGCTTAAGCGCGGATATTCCCGTAAACATAGTAAAAGCCATATACCGGAGCGTATTTCCATTGAAAAGAGGCCTCATTACATCGCAAAACGCAGACAGCCTGGTCATTGGGAGACCGATACCGTTGTGTCTCGTCAAAGCCTTGCTGCTTTAGCCGTTCTCCTGGAGCGCAAAAGCAGAATCATTCACCTTCAAAAGATCAAACAAAAGTCTTCTCATCTATTCTCTCGTGCAATTGAGGAACGGCTAAAGCCCTATTCCTCTTCTCTGAAACGGACCATAACTTACGATAACGGTTCAGAGAATGTGGAGCATCTTAAAACTAATAAAAAGCTTGGAACAAAATCCTATTTTTGCAACCCTTACCATAGTTGGGAAAAGGGGGCTGTTGAACATGCCGTTGGTCTTGTTAGACGATTCTTGCCTAAGAAAACCGATTTTGCTACAGTGAGCAGTCACAAGATAAAACACATTGAATCTTTATTAAATAATAGGCCTCGCAAGTGTCTTAATTACAAAACACCTTATGAGGTCTTTAGCTCAAGTGTTGCACTTGCTCGTTGAATGTGGCTTTATTGTTTCCCTAACATTCCTTTTTATGTCTACCTACATTTTTAGTGAATTTTAGGTCAATTTGTGCGGAGATTCAAGAAAAATTTCCGATATATCTTTTTAACCCCTTGAAAAACAAGGAAAACAATTTTTGGTTGTAAATTATGTTTCATGCGATATAATTTTACAAATTAATTACGCTAAAAGCTTTCGGACAAATTTTGAGAGAAGTTACATCAGTTGTCCAACCCCTTCAATCCCATAATCTCATAAAGCCCTGGTAAATCAATGCTGTCATTGTTTAACGCTTAAACTAATCGGTGGCGGTTTATCTCATCCGCTGGACTTGATTGTTAGGGCTTACTTTACTGGTTTTATACCAAGGTCTTTGCATATTTTTCTTGCGAGGTTATCGTTGATTTCTGTATGTCGGGGCACAGATGAACGTTTGTTTTGACTCGGATTCCACCACCATGAATGACGCCCGCCTTCTCTTACAAATTCACATCCTTGAGACCGTAAATATTTCAGCAGGTCATTGCGTTTCATACAGCAATTTTTTCTTCCACATACCCCGCTCCTACCGCAGCGAGAGCATCTTGGCGGTTGAATTCCAGAGCCTCTTTCAGAGTGGTTCGAAGGCTTTCTATTAAGTCTTCACGAGTATGCCCTTGACAGTTTACCCCTGGAATTTCCTCTATCCAGCCAATCCACCAATCATCCTCTTGCTTTACTATAGCAGTATATTCTGTATTCATATTTGCCCCCTTTCAGATGCTATTATACTTCAAAATTCATAATTCAGGTATCTATATTTATAGCCCTAACATTCTTTTTTATGTCTACATGCATCTTTACCAAATTTTAGATTAACTTATATGGCACGTCGAGGGAAACCTTGCTGCAACCCCTTCAATCCCATAATCTCATAAAGCCGTTGCACGGAGACGCTCTCATTGATTGTCTTTGCCAGAATATTTATCTGCTTATCTTTCTTCTCCGCAAAAGCGCTGACACCCCGTTCCGGTAACCCTCTGTCAGTTCTGATTTCATTTAAAAACCCAGTCCTAAACTCATCATTATCAAAGATGCCGTGTATGTATGTGCCCCAGATTTTGCCGTTAGCTGAGACAGCGCCGTCTTTTATCTTGACCGTAGTATTATTCCTGTCCGTTATTATTGCAAAATAGTTTTCTTTTCCGTCTGTCTCTCCCATGTGTATCTCATAACCTTTCACCAGACAATCCCCCCTGCCCCCCTTTGCTAAAGGGGGGAACGAGGGGATTGTCGCACCTACTTGATATGTTCTTTTCTCTCTTTCCAGAATTGTCTCTCCATGCAATAGCCCGAGTCCTTTCATTTCTTTAACATGAGCTTCCACACCATGCGGATCTTTTATCAATTTGCCGAGCATCTGAAAACCGCCGCAGATGCCGCTCACCTTTCCCCCGTTTCCAGCATAATGGATTAGCCTATCTGCAATGCCGGTCTTCCACAGCCAGTCCATGTCTTCCAATGTATTCTTACTTCCAGGGATTATGACCACGTCAGCCCCATCTATTTCCGCAGGCTCTGTAATATAATGAACGGAGACGTCCGGCTCAAATCTAAATGGATCAAAGTCTGTAAAATTGGAAATTCGGGGAAGTTTTATAACAACTATCGTAATCTTTTTCTGACCACTGACCACGAAAGGCACTTCTGTGCCTTTCGTCCACTGACCACTGTCTAAAACTACCCCATCTTCATCAGGCAGGTTTATATCTTTAAGATACGGCACAACGCCGAAAACCGGCAAGCCTGTTTTATTTTCCAGAAAGTCAAGACCTGGTTTTAAAAGTTCAAAATCGCCTCTGAATTTATTTATGATAAAACCCTTAACCCTCTTTTTCTCAGAAGCGGCCAAAAGTTCCATTGTTCCGACAAGCGAGGCAAATACGCCGCCTCTGTCAATATCTCCGATTAAAATTACCGGCGCATCAACCATCTCTGCAAGTCCCATATTTGCAATATCATTTTCCCTCAGATTTATTTCAGCAGGGCTTCCGGCGCCTTCAATGATAATCAGGTCATTCTCCTCTTCCAATCTCCGGTAGCTCTCCATCACATATCGCGCCGCCTCTTTTTTAAATCTGTGATATTCGGCGGCCTTCATATTTCCATAAACCTTGCCGTGAATAATAACCTGCGAACCCATATCGGATGTAGGTTTTAAGAGTATCGGATTCATGTCGACAGTCGGCTCTATCCCTGCCGCCTCTGCCTGAAACGCCTGCGCC is a genomic window of Deltaproteobacteria bacterium containing:
- a CDS encoding U32 family peptidase, with the protein product MKHKIKLPELLAPAGDFEKMKIALHYGADAVYLGLSDFSLRAKADNFTPADLELASGFIRLAGKKFYVTINIFPHNKDISLIREHLQFLRKIEPDGIIVSDPGVLEMAREEIPGLPIHISTQVNVTNYQAAKFWEKAGAKRIVLSREITLDEIKEIRDNVGVELECFVHGAICISYSGRCYLSSFMANRSANLGLCTNSCRWRFTLMEEKRPGQYFPVYENDRGTFVLSSRGLCLIEYLDKLAEAGVDSFKIEGRMKGINYLAGVVKTYREAIDSLSEGPYRMQDHWQEELLMFSDRGYSTGMLLGKPSDKGYAHDEEVYKSTHEFAGVVLSVKDNMAYVALRSKIKIGDTLTFVSKDSKGENYILKNLFDSEVKAIEVGKNEEIVLIPVENRVKENDIMRRVINP
- a CDS encoding site-specific DNA-methyltransferase encodes the protein MCPITNIADKKIPSIGIRRIKGIDLVKILNTTKNLMQNNILNTIHNVDCFEGFKIIPDNSIDLILTDPPYGLNKVGIRNDHDLSLFYSSLPESYRVLKNDSFYITFFSTKFLPDIFKNNPFQYFWNFVLYCPNGRVISPIGFTKYMSCVVFKKGNPKMVRKGKDIFLDTPGRMVEPDEGFINHPTPKPKTFIKELLALFSKENDTILDPFIGSGSTAVACKQLKRNYIGFEISKDYCELAKERLKKF
- a CDS encoding IS30 family transposase — translated: MHKQTYKHLSSEERDHIAVLRAQGFKASEIARLINRDKGTISREMRRNKSPVYDCYLPHKADERAKERKCKSGQRPRLKNKETMAYTIEKLKLGWSPELISGRWSNEHPKMSISHEAIYQFIYNKEQRKQEDLTVYLPRSHRKRLKRGYSRKHSKSHIPERISIEKRPHYIAKRRQPGHWETDTVVSRQSLAALAVLLERKSRIIHLQKIKQKSSHLFSRAIEERLKPYSSSLKRTITYDNGSENVEHLKTNKKLGTKSYFCNPYHSWEKGAVEHAVGLVRRFLPKKTDFATVSSHKIKHIESLLNNRPRKCLNYKTPYEVFSSSVALAR
- a CDS encoding type II toxin-antitoxin system HicA family toxin, with product MKRNDLLKYLRSQGCEFVREGGRHSWWWNPSQNKRSSVPRHTEINDNLARKICKDLGIKPVK
- a CDS encoding type II toxin-antitoxin system HicB family antitoxin; translation: MNTEYTAIVKQEDDWWIGWIEEIPGVNCQGHTREDLIESLRTTLKEALEFNRQDALAAVGAGYVEEKIAV
- a CDS encoding cobyric acid synthase; its protein translation is MSDKARPIMLQGTSSHVGKSIITAALCRIFREHGLRVAPFKAQNMALNSFVTMDGGEIGRAQAFQAEAAGIEPTVDMNPILLKPTSDMGSQVIIHGKVYGNMKAAEYHRFKKEAARYVMESYRRLEEENDLIIIEGAGSPAEINLRENDIANMGLAEMVDAPVILIGDIDRGGVFASLVGTMELLAASEKKRVKGFIINKFRGDFELLKPGLDFLENKTGLPVFGVVPYLKDINLPDEDGVVLDSGQWTKGTEVPFVVSGQKKITIVVIKLPRISNFTDFDPFRFEPDVSVHYITEPAEIDGADVVIIPGSKNTLEDMDWLWKTGIADRLIHYAGNGGKVSGICGGFQMLGKLIKDPHGVEAHVKEMKGLGLLHGETILEREKRTYQVGATIPSFPPLAKGGRGDCLVKGYEIHMGETDGKENYFAIITDRNNTTVKIKDGAVSANGKIWGTYIHGIFDNDEFRTGFLNEIRTDRGLPERGVSAFAEKKDKQINILAKTINESVSVQRLYEIMGLKGLQQGFPRRAI